Below is a genomic region from Ziziphus jujuba cultivar Dongzao chromosome 7, ASM3175591v1.
ttatataaaactctacagattaaaattttactttcatcAGTTATACCAAATGGACTCTAAATATACTAACCGAGCTCCAtctcattaaaatttaaaaaaaaaaacctatgccGTTCTTCTTCGTTCTTTATTTTTCGGGTAATTTGCTTGCAATTCTTCTCTCCTACAACTCAtagcttttatatttttttctttaattattattatttttcattctactGTGCTGCACAATAGCAACCATCAAAGCTTACAGTAGCAGGCAGCCGTCAaagcttctttcttcttttgtggCTACCTGTTACCTTCGAAAAAGAACACAATGTTGTCTTCGTTTGTTTATTAGAACTTGGCTACGTCATCAGAGACTTTTGATTTCAAgtgattattttcttaaaaatggtgtagtatattatatataatgaaacattaatttataattttaacaaaacaCATCTATCaccaaatataaaagaatatttttttttttatctctaaaGGAACATAATAGATGTTCTAAAAGTACATGAAAtagtgaaaataaataaataaaacttcttCTCAATGTTTCTATATTCCTGTGTCAAACTTCTATATATTCTTGTTTTTCATCAATAATATGATTGCCATTGACTCCAAATCCTTGATATTCTTGGGGGATTGCATGCACTTATGAAAGACACACAAATACATGTCATTtcctataaaaaataatgcaaactttaagattgaaaaaaaaaatgaaacaaatatatttaacaatctTTTGCAACACCTGTTCTAATAAATTCAACATATTCGTATTCTGAATCAAATTTGTTGAAGCAACATGACTATGAGCCAGAGCAACCTGAAATGGACAAAAACCCAAACCCCACCAAATCACATTGCTCTACATCTTTCTCCCAAACAAGAAACACAAACAGAATCATCAAAAACCCATATAATAGTAAGttcctcttcctttttcttctcctcCCACCTATCAAAGCCTTCTCATCCAAAACCCTTCCAGATACCCAAACCTCCACTACTTCCATCTCCATCGGCGATTTCTGCAATAAACCAATTCAATAGTTATTGTGAAATCTTGAGATGAGATGTGATGATGGGTACCGATTAGAgcattatttttctctcttgtagataggaaaaatgaaaaaataaaaaagataaaagagggcaacaaaccaaattaaatcgtgattgaatattataatgggtaaaagtaaaataaatactaaTTACTTAAATACACTTACCACAGGTGGCCAAAAATACTGACGAAGAAAGTAATAATCACTTGAAATCAAAAGTCACTGATGAAGTATCCAGGTtctaacaaacaaacaaagacaACATtgtctgtttttttctttttttttctttttttttaaaggtaatAGGTAGtcacaaaagaagaaagaagtttTGATGGCTACCTGCTACTTTAAGAAGCTTTGATGGTTGCTGTTGTGCCACACAGTAGAACGAAAATTAATAAtcactaaagaaaaaaaaatataaaagctaTGAGTTGTAGGAGAGAAGAATGGCAAGcgaattacccaaaaaataaaggaCAAAAAAGAACAGCATAgggtttcttttaaaattttaatgagatGAGGCCGGTTACTATTTTGCATTCCTATGGAAAGCTTGTCCTTTTGGTATACCTAACAAAGAGTGAAAGCTACAGACGTGAAAGTGAAAGCGTGAAAGAAAAAGTGTGTGAGAATATATTAGTTGACATTTTAAATgaggtgtttattttttattgatgggATAGAATTGGAGATAGAAGATCAATATTCTATTTGTAATAGTGAAATGGGTAGATTATACAAAATTCCCGCTAAATATTTGATACTTATAAATAACCCTTAGATATTACATGAAAGGTTTTGGGTTATTTGACACTTATAAATAACCATGATATTTCTTgtaatattttgtgaaaaagttcatatttaaaagtttatgttgtaagataattttttagttttactatttattactATTGGTGACGGTAACTagtttatatgtaaaattttaattaaaatatttgattttattattatttttattaaaattagtgattattttaatgatagctatttaaattacttttttgtAATAGTTTAAAGAAGTtatttgtaagtattaaacagttgagaAGAATTTTTGTATAACTTACtctaataaaatacaattttctctttcaaaacatatgaattttttttttttataacaaaattacaagttaataatgTTCATCTTTTCTCATTTTGTTTTGCCCTTTCAACTTGCTATGTAAGATAGAAAAAAGGAGTTCATACTGTTAAATTCACGAGCCACACGGCATGGTAAACAAGCATCTTGTCAGCGTTGCCGACAATGTCCGCGTGAATTTCCACATGGTGTTGAATAGCGGGGCCCTTGATGGAAGTGTTGAAGGTCTCTCTGAATAGTGGACTAGCTGATGGTTcacataaaagtaaaaatttctcaaacttGTATTCatcctatataatatatataatgcattaCACATTGGAGATGAGGAGGAAAAACTAAAGAGACTTAAAAATGGCGTGTAATGTATACATTAAATTTGTGTTGGTTGTGTGTGTGTCATGGTCAGTGTCTTTTGCCGTTGCCCAACCATTCAAAGCTGTGAATTTAGGAAATTGGCTTGTTACAGAGGGCTGGATGCAACCTTCTCGCTTTGACGGAATACATAACAAGGATCTTTTGGTATTGCTTACCGCTAGAACTGCCCATCAACTATGCGTTATGTGAACCTTATATCCAATATTTATTGACAATATCACCAGtttaccattattattattataatatagataaatatcTAAAGCTTTTTAGGATAATGTTTGGCAGGATGGGACTCAAGTTCAATTCAAATCAACAAAGTTGCAGAAATATATCTGCCCTGAGAATGGGGGAGGAACCATTGTGGTTGCCAACAGAACCTCTGCTTCTGGTTGGGAAACTTTCAGGGCATGTTCGATTTCTCTCAATCAACTACTTCAACAAATTTCTTCTATTTCCTgaatcaaacatttttttttgatGATTCATTTATCTTCCTTTATCATGCAGTTGTGGAGGATCAATGAGAACACTTTCAACTTCCGGGTATTCAACAAACAGTTTGTGGGATTATCACAACAAGGCAGCGGAACTGGGTTAGTAGCCGAATCAAACGATCCCAGCAACTCCGAAACATTCCAGATcgaaaaagaaaatgacaatTCTAATCGAGTTCGAATTAAAGCCAACAACGGTTGTTATCTCCaggtaattaactaattaatttgtcTTGACTTTGTTAAAATTGTGTTAAACTTTGTGtgtatttttttggttgtaaaCTAAAATAGGCAATATCAGAAGATAAAGTGACTGCAGATTTCCAAGGTAGTGGATGGGAAGACAGTAATCCTTCAGTTTTCAGTATGACAGTTCTAAGTGACAAAACATTGCGTGGTGAGTACCAGATCACAAATGGTTATGGCCCAGACAGAGCACCTCAAGTGATGCAGGACCACTGGAACACTTACATCACCGACGACGATTTCAGATTCCTCTCATCGAACGGAATCAACGCCGTTCGGATTCCAGTTGGTTGGTGGATTGCCAAAGATCCATCACCACCAAAGCCTTATGTTGGGGGCTCCTTGAAAGCATTAGACAATGCTTTTACATGGGCAGAGTTAGTATCTATACATagcaattcaatttaattttttaataaattgagaaAGATTAGTTAATTTTAACTAAAACAAAACCCGACCCATTGATTATTTGTGTGTTTGTATGGATATATTATGTGCAGAAAATATGGGATCAAAGTAATTGTAGATCTTCATGCAGTTCAAGGTTCGCAAAATGGGAATGCTCATAGTTCCTCAAGAGATGGATATCTGGAATGGGGAGATTCCTACATTCAGGACACTGTGGATGTCATAGACTTCCTGGCAAAAAGGTTTTCAGTTGTTTCAGATAATATTACTGAATtggtaatttttggtattttcacTAATCTCTTATATATCGCAGATATGGTAATAATCCAAGTCTTGCAGCAATTGAGCTAATGAATGAGCCTGTAGCACCAGGAGTGAGTTTGGAAACCCTGAAAAAGTATTACCAAGCTGGTTATGATGCAGTGAGAAAATACACATCAAGTGCTTATGTCATTTTATCAAACAGATTGAGTGCAGATTCAAAGGAGCTTCTCTCATTTGCAGGAGGCCTCCAAACTCGAGTAGTCATTGATGTTCATTACTATAACCTCTATGAAGGTAAGTTCAACAACATGAATGCTCAACAGAACATCGATTACATTAACAATGATCGTTCTTCTCAACTCGGCGCGCTCACAACATCCAACGGCCCCCTTGTTTTTGTTGGTAATTAATTAACACCAAGTTTAATATTTCAATCAAATATCTAGTTCAAAGGTCATATAGATTAATTAAGCatgtttatttatgtatatggtCAATGTTATAGATTAATTACTAGAGTGTGGTAATTATTAAGCTCATGGAGAAATGTTATATATACAGGTGAATGGACTGGAGAATGGAAAATAAATGGTGCATCAAAGGAAGATTACCAAAGATTTACAAAGGCTCAATTAGAAACTTATGGACGTGCCACTTTTGGATGGGCATACTGGGCTTACAAGTGTCAGTTTGACCATTGGAGTCTCAAGTGGATGATTGAGAAGCAATACATAACGCTTtgaatcaatatttctttcctactatatacataaatatatactaATCTCTTTTGTTTCTGTCTACGCCATTAATGATCGATGTTGGTCCTCTATTAGAGCATAGAGCTTTTTCTTCTATATAGAATGGTAACCAAAACATGTATTGTTCTGATATATGATGACTACGTacttattaaataaaacaaaatagattcataaatattatacaatatacTTACTACGTGTATTCTTCTAGTTGTACGCATTTAGCACAGAGCACTACTGGTTTTCACTCATATTCATTTCTTCTTCCTAATTAActttaataaatatatctttcaatgaacaaaaatgaaaatcgatatatttttcctataaattagccaaaatatataacatacaatttatttaccaaaaaacttaattaatataaatactaAATCAAAAGCCATAGCAAGACTAATGAACTTATCTCATGAACACGTGACCTATATACAAATTTGTTATAATGAACTTGCACATGTATAGAGAATCACCTttccattttcagtttttaatactaaaagatattttttaaaaaaatatatatattaacatgtaAAACCAAATGGATTACCATTATGGATCCTATTTTTATTGCTACATTATTATGTTTCCCAAGGATAAATTGGAAAATAGTTCTCAAGAGATCAACTCTGatacatatacatttatattCACATTATTATGTTTCTATAATGTGAacatggaaattaaatttatgTGGAAAATTGGATATTGCTACAAAAGGTCAAAGACTTAAT
It encodes:
- the LOC107425430 gene encoding probable glucan 1,3-beta-glucosidase A gives rise to the protein MACNVYIKFVLVVCVSWSVSFAVAQPFKAVNLGNWLVTEGWMQPSRFDGIHNKDLLDGTQVQFKSTKLQKYICPENGGGTIVVANRTSASGWETFRLWRINENTFNFRVFNKQFVGLSQQGSGTGLVAESNDPSNSETFQIEKENDNSNRVRIKANNGCYLQAISEDKVTADFQGSGWEDSNPSVFSMTVLSDKTLRGEYQITNGYGPDRAPQVMQDHWNTYITDDDFRFLSSNGINAVRIPVGWWIAKDPSPPKPYVGGSLKALDNAFTWAEKYGIKVIVDLHAVQGSQNGNAHSSSRDGYLEWGDSYIQDTVDVIDFLAKRYGNNPSLAAIELMNEPVAPGVSLETLKKYYQAGYDAVRKYTSSAYVILSNRLSADSKELLSFAGGLQTRVVIDVHYYNLYEGKFNNMNAQQNIDYINNDRSSQLGALTTSNGPLVFVGEWTGEWKINGASKEDYQRFTKAQLETYGRATFGWAYWAYKCQFDHWSLKWMIEKQYITL